In Electrophorus electricus isolate fEleEle1 chromosome 14, fEleEle1.pri, whole genome shotgun sequence, a single window of DNA contains:
- the myocd gene encoding myocardin isoform X7, protein MNAVKSSQRPEQSVQRDCRNQEAPSGPTSLRATPQPRSHTKNVLQLRLQQRRTREQLADQGIMPPLKSPAAFHEQRRSLERSKTGDYLKHKIGSRPEKSELISMHILQDSAVEGSAQEPPNKLRRARLADDLNEKIALRPGPLELVEKNIIPVDSSLKEAAVKANHGKFPKQEDSYAFEEDSGSESLSPEHPLSDESQSSAGALAESKASSAPSPSQGSHENATQNHEESSSVPPTQTVPAIRVPAIIKSKTSDKSRPKKPKDVKPKVKKLKYHQYIPPDQKAEKSPPPMDSAYARLLQQQQLFLQLQILSQQKQQQQGTRQPATAQSFGYGPPQQNPLAKQAGERDAPDGSGSTSPVKSSYCGPAGVSPVRPGPLPANLDDLKVSELRQQLRIRGLPVSGTKTALIERLRPYKDPSCSSPSSSGDITTVTFPVTPTGSSYQSPGSTMSHTGGYYPFCSTGSTPPISPASSDLSVGGSLPDSFSDVALSSPRFGLQPSPTPPSADESPAAGGCPHGDAPEGLDTEKDKMLVEKQKVIEELTWKLHQEQRQVEELRMQLHKRKRTHGGPPEPPPPPHPLRPQPPAHMQQHFFGVSVKQEHVASSCPLASKQPKCGPPGSCIEGMGHCGLGGPASGSPSGLSAYLSPQCSPQDSPVTKSSSSPQPSSLPSSPSHPYLLTPPLGRDSCSHPLPHGGARPHPMQLQQKGACQPVSCSYAPDQRSMQPMYENSLMTRGSPKVKTPDMQAKMTRSQQMDELLDVLIESGEMPANAKEGRCPVTKVVPHLTVPPSSAGAAAIPKFHRHYGHVAASMMPYEHAAADCHLEVLLGSPMTRPGDIMPLKMAAEDAPLEEVGEGFAGHRHDDKLLGNRDMMDTPLSPMATKVSPVATDSQGLGMTYTESPWEAMEWLDLTPPSSATAFGSGMPPAGPSIFNTEFLDVTDINLNSAMDLHLEHW, encoded by the exons CCCTGAAGAGCCCGGCTGCATTCCATGAGCAGAGGAGAAGTCTGGAGCGATCCAAG ACTGGAGATTATCTGAAGCATAAAATCGGCAGTAGACCAGAGAAATCGGAACTTATCAGCATGCATATCCTACAAG ACTCAGCCGTCGAGGGCTCTGCTCAGGAACCACCGAACAAACTGAGGCGTGCCCGGCTTGCGGACGACCTCAACGAGAAGATCGCCCTGAGACCAGGCCCTCTGGAGCTGGTTGAGAAGAACATCATTCCTGTGGACTCCAGCCTTAAAGAGGCCGCTGTGAAAG CGAACCATGGGAAGTTCCCCAAACAGGAGGACTCGTACGCGTTCGAGGAGGACAGCGGTAGCGAGAGCCTGTCTCCGGAGCATCCCCTCAGTGACGAGTCCCAGAGCTCAGCCGGAGCCTTGGCCGAGAGCAAAGCCAGCAGTGCcccctcaccctcacag GGCTCACATGAAAATGCTACTCAGAACCATGAAGAAAGCAGCAGCGTGCCGCCCACCCAGACAGTTCCAGCCATCCGAGTTCCTGCCATCATCAAG TCCAAAACGTCGGACAAGAGCCGGCCCAAGAAGCCCAAGGATGTGAAGCCGAAGGTGAAGAAGCTTAAGTACCACCAGTACATCCCACCGGACCAGAAGGCGGAGAAGTCGCCTCCACCCATGGACTCGGCCTACGCCCGCCTGCTGCAGCAACAGCAGCTGTTCCTGCAGCTGCAGATCCTCAGCCAGCAGAAGCAACAGCAGCAGGGGACGCGCCAGCCGGCCACGGCCCAGAGCTTCGGCTACGGCCCGCCACAGCAGAATCCGCTGGCCAA gcaggcaggcgaGCGGGACGCGCCCGACGGCTCCGGCTCCACGTCTCCGGTGAAGAGCTCCTACTGCGGTCCGGCCGGCGTCTCGCCCGTCAGACCAGGGCCTCTGCCCGCCAACCTCGACGACTTGAAA GTGTCCGAGCTCCGGCAGCAGCTGAGAATACGAGGCCTCCCTGTGTCCGGCACCAAGACGGCCCTGATCGAGAGGCTGCGACCTTACAAAGACCCGAGCTGCAGTTCGCCCTCCTCCTCTGGAGACATCACCACAGTGACCTTCCCGGTGACACCCACCGGCTCCTCCTACCAGTCTCCCGGCTCCACCATGTCGCACACGGGCGGCTACTACCCCTTCTGCAGCACCGGCTCCACACCGCCTATCTCACCCGCCTCCTCAGACCTGTCCGTGGGCGGCTCCCTGCCCGACAGCTTCAGTGACGTGGCTTTGTCATCGCCGCGGTTCGGCCTGCAGCCTTCGCCCACGCCGCCGAGCGCTGACGAGAGCCCTGCGGCGGGCGGCTGCCCGCACGGAGATGCCCCGGAGGGCCTGGACACCGAGAAGGACAAGATGCTCGTGGAGAAGCAGAAGGTGATCGAGGAGCTGACGTGGAAGCTGCACCAGGAGCAGCGGCAGGTGGAGGAGCTGCGCATGCAGCTGCACAAGCGCAAGCGCACCCACGGCGGCCCGCCCgagcccccgcccccgccccacCCGCTCCGCCCACAGCCCCCGGCCCACATGCAGCAGCACTTTTTCGGGGTGTCCGTCAAGCAGGAGCACGTGGCCTCCAGCTGCCCGCTGGCCTCGAAGCAGCCCAAGTGCGGGCCCCCGGGCAGCTGCATCGAGGGTATGGGGCACTGCGGCCTGGGCGGCCCCGCTTCCGGGAGCCCCTCCGGGCTGTCGGCCTACCTGAGCCCTCAGTGCTCGCCCCAGGACTCCCCCGTCACCAAGAGCTCCAGCAGCCCGCAGCCTAGCAGCCTCCCATCCTCACCCAGCCACCCGTACCTGCTCACGCCTCCCCTGGGCAGGGACAGCTGTTCTCACCCCTTGCCGCATGGTGGAGCCAGACCACACCCCATGCAG ctccaGCAGAAGGGTGCCTGCCAGCCCGTAAGCTGCTCCTATGCACCTGACCAAAGAAGCATGCAGCCCATGTACGAGAACAGCCTCATGACCAGGGGGTCTCCCAAGGTCAAGACCCCAGACATGCAGGCGAAG ATGACCAGAAGCCAGCAAATGGACGAACTTCTCGATGTCCTTATTGAGAGCGGAG aaatgcCAGCTAACGCCAAAGAAGGGAGGTGCCCTGTAACCAAAGTTGTGCCTCACCTTACAGTTCCACCCAGCAGCGCTGGCGCCGCGGCCATCCCAAAGTTCCACAGACACTACGGCCACGTGGCAGCCTCTATGATGCCATACGAGCACGCTGCCGCGGACTGCCACCTGGAGGTGCTCCTGGGGAGCCCCATGACCCGGCCGGGCGACATCATGCCGCTGAAGATGGCCGCCGAGGACGCCCCACTGGAGGAGGTCGGAGAGGGATTCGCAGGCCATCGCCACGATGACAAGTTGCTAGGCAACCGCGACATGATGGACACCCCTTTGAGCCCCATGGCCACCAAAGTGTCGCCAGTGGCCACCGACAGCCAAGGGCTCGGGATGACCTATACGGAATCGCCGTGGGAGGCCATGGAATGGCTGGATTTGACTCCGCCCAGCTCAGCTACGGCGTTCGGCAGCGGAATGCCTCCGGCTGGACCCAGCATCTTCAACACGGAATTCCTAGATGTGACGGACATCAACTTGAACTCTGCCATGGACTTGCACCTAGAGCACTGGTGA
- the myocd gene encoding myocardin isoform X8, with the protein MNAVKSSQRPEQSVQRDCRNQEAPSGPTSLRATPQPRSHTKNVLQLRLQQRRTREQLADQGIMPPLKSPAAFHEQRRSLERSKTGDYLKHKIGSRPEKSELISMHILQDSAVEGSAQEPPNKLRRARLADDLNEKIALRPGPLELVEKNIIPVDSSLKEAAVKANHGKFPKQEDSYAFEEDSGSESLSPEHPLSDESQSSAGALAESKASSAPSPSQGSHENATQNHEESSSVPPTQTVPAIRVPAIIKSKTSDKSRPKKPKDVKPKVKKLKYHQYIPPDQKAEKSPPPMDSAYARLLQQQQLFLQLQILSQQKQQQQGTRQPATAQSFGYGPPQQNPLAKQAGERDAPDGSGSTSPVKSSYCGPAGVSPVRPGPLPANLDDLKVSELRQQLRIRGLPVSGTKTALIERLRPYKDPSCSSPSSSGDITTVTFPVTPTGSSYQSPGSTMSHTGGYYPFCSTGSTPPISPASSDLSVGGSLPDSFSDVALSSPRFGLQPSPTPPSADESPAAGGCPHGDAPEGLDTEKDKMLVEKQKVIEELTWKLHQEQRQVEELRMQLHKRKRTHGGPPEPPPPPHPLRPQPPAHMQQHFFGVSVKQEHVASSCPLASKQPKCGPPGSCIEGMGHCGLGGPASGSPSGLSAYLSPQCSPQDSPVTKSSSSPQPSSLPSSPSHPYLLTPPLGRDSCSHPLPHGGARPHPMQLQQKGACQPVSCSYAPDQRSMQPMYENSLMTRGSPKVKTPDMQAKQMTRSQQMDELLDVLIESGVPPSSAGAAAIPKFHRHYGHVAASMMPYEHAAADCHLEVLLGSPMTRPGDIMPLKMAAEDAPLEEVGEGFAGHRHDDKLLGNRDMMDTPLSPMATKVSPVATDSQGLGMTYTESPWEAMEWLDLTPPSSATAFGSGMPPAGPSIFNTEFLDVTDINLNSAMDLHLEHW; encoded by the exons CCCTGAAGAGCCCGGCTGCATTCCATGAGCAGAGGAGAAGTCTGGAGCGATCCAAG ACTGGAGATTATCTGAAGCATAAAATCGGCAGTAGACCAGAGAAATCGGAACTTATCAGCATGCATATCCTACAAG ACTCAGCCGTCGAGGGCTCTGCTCAGGAACCACCGAACAAACTGAGGCGTGCCCGGCTTGCGGACGACCTCAACGAGAAGATCGCCCTGAGACCAGGCCCTCTGGAGCTGGTTGAGAAGAACATCATTCCTGTGGACTCCAGCCTTAAAGAGGCCGCTGTGAAAG CGAACCATGGGAAGTTCCCCAAACAGGAGGACTCGTACGCGTTCGAGGAGGACAGCGGTAGCGAGAGCCTGTCTCCGGAGCATCCCCTCAGTGACGAGTCCCAGAGCTCAGCCGGAGCCTTGGCCGAGAGCAAAGCCAGCAGTGCcccctcaccctcacag GGCTCACATGAAAATGCTACTCAGAACCATGAAGAAAGCAGCAGCGTGCCGCCCACCCAGACAGTTCCAGCCATCCGAGTTCCTGCCATCATCAAG TCCAAAACGTCGGACAAGAGCCGGCCCAAGAAGCCCAAGGATGTGAAGCCGAAGGTGAAGAAGCTTAAGTACCACCAGTACATCCCACCGGACCAGAAGGCGGAGAAGTCGCCTCCACCCATGGACTCGGCCTACGCCCGCCTGCTGCAGCAACAGCAGCTGTTCCTGCAGCTGCAGATCCTCAGCCAGCAGAAGCAACAGCAGCAGGGGACGCGCCAGCCGGCCACGGCCCAGAGCTTCGGCTACGGCCCGCCACAGCAGAATCCGCTGGCCAA gcaggcaggcgaGCGGGACGCGCCCGACGGCTCCGGCTCCACGTCTCCGGTGAAGAGCTCCTACTGCGGTCCGGCCGGCGTCTCGCCCGTCAGACCAGGGCCTCTGCCCGCCAACCTCGACGACTTGAAA GTGTCCGAGCTCCGGCAGCAGCTGAGAATACGAGGCCTCCCTGTGTCCGGCACCAAGACGGCCCTGATCGAGAGGCTGCGACCTTACAAAGACCCGAGCTGCAGTTCGCCCTCCTCCTCTGGAGACATCACCACAGTGACCTTCCCGGTGACACCCACCGGCTCCTCCTACCAGTCTCCCGGCTCCACCATGTCGCACACGGGCGGCTACTACCCCTTCTGCAGCACCGGCTCCACACCGCCTATCTCACCCGCCTCCTCAGACCTGTCCGTGGGCGGCTCCCTGCCCGACAGCTTCAGTGACGTGGCTTTGTCATCGCCGCGGTTCGGCCTGCAGCCTTCGCCCACGCCGCCGAGCGCTGACGAGAGCCCTGCGGCGGGCGGCTGCCCGCACGGAGATGCCCCGGAGGGCCTGGACACCGAGAAGGACAAGATGCTCGTGGAGAAGCAGAAGGTGATCGAGGAGCTGACGTGGAAGCTGCACCAGGAGCAGCGGCAGGTGGAGGAGCTGCGCATGCAGCTGCACAAGCGCAAGCGCACCCACGGCGGCCCGCCCgagcccccgcccccgccccacCCGCTCCGCCCACAGCCCCCGGCCCACATGCAGCAGCACTTTTTCGGGGTGTCCGTCAAGCAGGAGCACGTGGCCTCCAGCTGCCCGCTGGCCTCGAAGCAGCCCAAGTGCGGGCCCCCGGGCAGCTGCATCGAGGGTATGGGGCACTGCGGCCTGGGCGGCCCCGCTTCCGGGAGCCCCTCCGGGCTGTCGGCCTACCTGAGCCCTCAGTGCTCGCCCCAGGACTCCCCCGTCACCAAGAGCTCCAGCAGCCCGCAGCCTAGCAGCCTCCCATCCTCACCCAGCCACCCGTACCTGCTCACGCCTCCCCTGGGCAGGGACAGCTGTTCTCACCCCTTGCCGCATGGTGGAGCCAGACCACACCCCATGCAG ctccaGCAGAAGGGTGCCTGCCAGCCCGTAAGCTGCTCCTATGCACCTGACCAAAGAAGCATGCAGCCCATGTACGAGAACAGCCTCATGACCAGGGGGTCTCCCAAGGTCAAGACCCCAGACATGCAGGCGAAG CAGATGACCAGAAGCCAGCAAATGGACGAACTTCTCGATGTCCTTATTGAGAGCGGAG TTCCACCCAGCAGCGCTGGCGCCGCGGCCATCCCAAAGTTCCACAGACACTACGGCCACGTGGCAGCCTCTATGATGCCATACGAGCACGCTGCCGCGGACTGCCACCTGGAGGTGCTCCTGGGGAGCCCCATGACCCGGCCGGGCGACATCATGCCGCTGAAGATGGCCGCCGAGGACGCCCCACTGGAGGAGGTCGGAGAGGGATTCGCAGGCCATCGCCACGATGACAAGTTGCTAGGCAACCGCGACATGATGGACACCCCTTTGAGCCCCATGGCCACCAAAGTGTCGCCAGTGGCCACCGACAGCCAAGGGCTCGGGATGACCTATACGGAATCGCCGTGGGAGGCCATGGAATGGCTGGATTTGACTCCGCCCAGCTCAGCTACGGCGTTCGGCAGCGGAATGCCTCCGGCTGGACCCAGCATCTTCAACACGGAATTCCTAGATGTGACGGACATCAACTTGAACTCTGCCATGGACTTGCACCTAGAGCACTGGTGA
- the myocd gene encoding myocardin isoform X6 encodes MNAVKSSQRPEQSVQRDCRNQEAPSGPTSLRATPQPRSHTKNVLQLRLQQRRTREQLADQGIMPPLKSPAAFHEQRRSLERSKTGDYLKHKIGSRPEKSELISMHILQDSAVEGSAQEPPNKLRRARLADDLNEKIALRPGPLELVEKNIIPVDSSLKEAAVKANHGKFPKQEDSYAFEEDSGSESLSPEHPLSDESQSSAGALAESKASSAPSPSQGSHENATQNHEESSSVPPTQTVPAIRVPAIIKSKTSDKSRPKKPKDVKPKVKKLKYHQYIPPDQKAEKSPPPMDSAYARLLQQQQLFLQLQILSQQKQQQQGTRQPATAQSFGYGPPQQNPLAKQAGERDAPDGSGSTSPVKSSYCGPAGVSPVRPGPLPANLDDLKVSELRQQLRIRGLPVSGTKTALIERLRPYKDPSCSSPSSSGDITTVTFPVTPTGSSYQSPGSTMSHTGGYYPFCSTGSTPPISPASSDLSVGGSLPDSFSDVALSSPRFGLQPSPTPPSADESPAAGGCPHGDAPEGLDTEKDKMLVEKQKVIEELTWKLHQEQRQVEELRMQLHKRKRTHGGPPEPPPPPHPLRPQPPAHMQQHFFGVSVKQEHVASSCPLASKQPKCGPPGSCIEGMGHCGLGGPASGSPSGLSAYLSPQCSPQDSPVTKSSSSPQPSSLPSSPSHPYLLTPPLGRDSCSHPLPHGGARPHPMQLQQKGACQPVSCSYAPDQRSMQPMYENSLMTRGSPKVKTPDMQAKQMTRSQQMDELLDVLIESGEMPANAKEGRCPVTKVVPHLTVPPSSAGAAAIPKFHRHYGHVAASMMPYEHAAADCHLEVLLGSPMTRPGDIMPLKMAAEDAPLEEVGEGFAGHRHDDKLLGNRDMMDTPLSPMATKVSPVATDSQGLGMTYTESPWEAMEWLDLTPPSSATAFGSGMPPAGPSIFNTEFLDVTDINLNSAMDLHLEHW; translated from the exons CCCTGAAGAGCCCGGCTGCATTCCATGAGCAGAGGAGAAGTCTGGAGCGATCCAAG ACTGGAGATTATCTGAAGCATAAAATCGGCAGTAGACCAGAGAAATCGGAACTTATCAGCATGCATATCCTACAAG ACTCAGCCGTCGAGGGCTCTGCTCAGGAACCACCGAACAAACTGAGGCGTGCCCGGCTTGCGGACGACCTCAACGAGAAGATCGCCCTGAGACCAGGCCCTCTGGAGCTGGTTGAGAAGAACATCATTCCTGTGGACTCCAGCCTTAAAGAGGCCGCTGTGAAAG CGAACCATGGGAAGTTCCCCAAACAGGAGGACTCGTACGCGTTCGAGGAGGACAGCGGTAGCGAGAGCCTGTCTCCGGAGCATCCCCTCAGTGACGAGTCCCAGAGCTCAGCCGGAGCCTTGGCCGAGAGCAAAGCCAGCAGTGCcccctcaccctcacag GGCTCACATGAAAATGCTACTCAGAACCATGAAGAAAGCAGCAGCGTGCCGCCCACCCAGACAGTTCCAGCCATCCGAGTTCCTGCCATCATCAAG TCCAAAACGTCGGACAAGAGCCGGCCCAAGAAGCCCAAGGATGTGAAGCCGAAGGTGAAGAAGCTTAAGTACCACCAGTACATCCCACCGGACCAGAAGGCGGAGAAGTCGCCTCCACCCATGGACTCGGCCTACGCCCGCCTGCTGCAGCAACAGCAGCTGTTCCTGCAGCTGCAGATCCTCAGCCAGCAGAAGCAACAGCAGCAGGGGACGCGCCAGCCGGCCACGGCCCAGAGCTTCGGCTACGGCCCGCCACAGCAGAATCCGCTGGCCAA gcaggcaggcgaGCGGGACGCGCCCGACGGCTCCGGCTCCACGTCTCCGGTGAAGAGCTCCTACTGCGGTCCGGCCGGCGTCTCGCCCGTCAGACCAGGGCCTCTGCCCGCCAACCTCGACGACTTGAAA GTGTCCGAGCTCCGGCAGCAGCTGAGAATACGAGGCCTCCCTGTGTCCGGCACCAAGACGGCCCTGATCGAGAGGCTGCGACCTTACAAAGACCCGAGCTGCAGTTCGCCCTCCTCCTCTGGAGACATCACCACAGTGACCTTCCCGGTGACACCCACCGGCTCCTCCTACCAGTCTCCCGGCTCCACCATGTCGCACACGGGCGGCTACTACCCCTTCTGCAGCACCGGCTCCACACCGCCTATCTCACCCGCCTCCTCAGACCTGTCCGTGGGCGGCTCCCTGCCCGACAGCTTCAGTGACGTGGCTTTGTCATCGCCGCGGTTCGGCCTGCAGCCTTCGCCCACGCCGCCGAGCGCTGACGAGAGCCCTGCGGCGGGCGGCTGCCCGCACGGAGATGCCCCGGAGGGCCTGGACACCGAGAAGGACAAGATGCTCGTGGAGAAGCAGAAGGTGATCGAGGAGCTGACGTGGAAGCTGCACCAGGAGCAGCGGCAGGTGGAGGAGCTGCGCATGCAGCTGCACAAGCGCAAGCGCACCCACGGCGGCCCGCCCgagcccccgcccccgccccacCCGCTCCGCCCACAGCCCCCGGCCCACATGCAGCAGCACTTTTTCGGGGTGTCCGTCAAGCAGGAGCACGTGGCCTCCAGCTGCCCGCTGGCCTCGAAGCAGCCCAAGTGCGGGCCCCCGGGCAGCTGCATCGAGGGTATGGGGCACTGCGGCCTGGGCGGCCCCGCTTCCGGGAGCCCCTCCGGGCTGTCGGCCTACCTGAGCCCTCAGTGCTCGCCCCAGGACTCCCCCGTCACCAAGAGCTCCAGCAGCCCGCAGCCTAGCAGCCTCCCATCCTCACCCAGCCACCCGTACCTGCTCACGCCTCCCCTGGGCAGGGACAGCTGTTCTCACCCCTTGCCGCATGGTGGAGCCAGACCACACCCCATGCAG ctccaGCAGAAGGGTGCCTGCCAGCCCGTAAGCTGCTCCTATGCACCTGACCAAAGAAGCATGCAGCCCATGTACGAGAACAGCCTCATGACCAGGGGGTCTCCCAAGGTCAAGACCCCAGACATGCAGGCGAAG CAGATGACCAGAAGCCAGCAAATGGACGAACTTCTCGATGTCCTTATTGAGAGCGGAG aaatgcCAGCTAACGCCAAAGAAGGGAGGTGCCCTGTAACCAAAGTTGTGCCTCACCTTACAGTTCCACCCAGCAGCGCTGGCGCCGCGGCCATCCCAAAGTTCCACAGACACTACGGCCACGTGGCAGCCTCTATGATGCCATACGAGCACGCTGCCGCGGACTGCCACCTGGAGGTGCTCCTGGGGAGCCCCATGACCCGGCCGGGCGACATCATGCCGCTGAAGATGGCCGCCGAGGACGCCCCACTGGAGGAGGTCGGAGAGGGATTCGCAGGCCATCGCCACGATGACAAGTTGCTAGGCAACCGCGACATGATGGACACCCCTTTGAGCCCCATGGCCACCAAAGTGTCGCCAGTGGCCACCGACAGCCAAGGGCTCGGGATGACCTATACGGAATCGCCGTGGGAGGCCATGGAATGGCTGGATTTGACTCCGCCCAGCTCAGCTACGGCGTTCGGCAGCGGAATGCCTCCGGCTGGACCCAGCATCTTCAACACGGAATTCCTAGATGTGACGGACATCAACTTGAACTCTGCCATGGACTTGCACCTAGAGCACTGGTGA
- the myocd gene encoding myocardin isoform X4, translated as MNAVKSSQRPEQSVQRDCRNQEAPSGPTSLRATPQPRSHTKNVLQLRLQQRRTREQLADQGIMPPLKSPAAFHEQRRSLERSKTGDYLKHKIGSRPEKSELISMHILQDSAVEGSAQEPPNKLRRARLADDLNEKIALRPGPLELVEKNIIPVDSSLKEAAVKANHGKFPKQEDSYAFEEDSGSESLSPEHPLSDESQSSAGALAESKASSAPSPSQGSHENATQNHEESSSVPPTQTVPAIRVPAIIKSKTSDKSRPKKPKDVKPKVKKLKYHQYIPPDQKAEKSPPPMDSAYARLLQQQQLFLQLQILSQQKQQQQGTRQPATAQSFGYGPPQQNPLAKQAGERDAPDGSGSTSPVKSSYCGPAGVSPVRPGPLPANLDDLKVSELRQQLRIRGLPVSGTKTALIERLRPYKDPSCSSPSSSGDITTVTFPVTPTGSSYQSPGSTMSHTGGYYPFCSTGSTPPISPASSDLSVGGSLPDSFSDVALSSPRFGLQPSPTPPSADESPAAGGCPHGDAPEGLDTEKDKMLVEKQKVIEELTWKLHQEQRQVEELRMQLHKRKRTHGGPPEPPPPPHPLRPQPPAHMQQHFFGVSVKQEHVASSCPLASKQPKCGPPGSCIEGMGHCGLGGPASGSPSGLSAYLSPQCSPQDSPVTKSSSSPQPSSLPSSPSHPYLLTPPLGRDSCSHPLPHGGARPHPMQLQQKGACQPVSCSYAPDQRSMQPMYENSLMTRGSPKVKTPDMQAKMALLHCGRHIGHKCDFSSTALCSSASPASAVRQPPCYEDAVQQMTRSQQMDELLDVLIESGVPPSSAGAAAIPKFHRHYGHVAASMMPYEHAAADCHLEVLLGSPMTRPGDIMPLKMAAEDAPLEEVGEGFAGHRHDDKLLGNRDMMDTPLSPMATKVSPVATDSQGLGMTYTESPWEAMEWLDLTPPSSATAFGSGMPPAGPSIFNTEFLDVTDINLNSAMDLHLEHW; from the exons CCCTGAAGAGCCCGGCTGCATTCCATGAGCAGAGGAGAAGTCTGGAGCGATCCAAG ACTGGAGATTATCTGAAGCATAAAATCGGCAGTAGACCAGAGAAATCGGAACTTATCAGCATGCATATCCTACAAG ACTCAGCCGTCGAGGGCTCTGCTCAGGAACCACCGAACAAACTGAGGCGTGCCCGGCTTGCGGACGACCTCAACGAGAAGATCGCCCTGAGACCAGGCCCTCTGGAGCTGGTTGAGAAGAACATCATTCCTGTGGACTCCAGCCTTAAAGAGGCCGCTGTGAAAG CGAACCATGGGAAGTTCCCCAAACAGGAGGACTCGTACGCGTTCGAGGAGGACAGCGGTAGCGAGAGCCTGTCTCCGGAGCATCCCCTCAGTGACGAGTCCCAGAGCTCAGCCGGAGCCTTGGCCGAGAGCAAAGCCAGCAGTGCcccctcaccctcacag GGCTCACATGAAAATGCTACTCAGAACCATGAAGAAAGCAGCAGCGTGCCGCCCACCCAGACAGTTCCAGCCATCCGAGTTCCTGCCATCATCAAG TCCAAAACGTCGGACAAGAGCCGGCCCAAGAAGCCCAAGGATGTGAAGCCGAAGGTGAAGAAGCTTAAGTACCACCAGTACATCCCACCGGACCAGAAGGCGGAGAAGTCGCCTCCACCCATGGACTCGGCCTACGCCCGCCTGCTGCAGCAACAGCAGCTGTTCCTGCAGCTGCAGATCCTCAGCCAGCAGAAGCAACAGCAGCAGGGGACGCGCCAGCCGGCCACGGCCCAGAGCTTCGGCTACGGCCCGCCACAGCAGAATCCGCTGGCCAA gcaggcaggcgaGCGGGACGCGCCCGACGGCTCCGGCTCCACGTCTCCGGTGAAGAGCTCCTACTGCGGTCCGGCCGGCGTCTCGCCCGTCAGACCAGGGCCTCTGCCCGCCAACCTCGACGACTTGAAA GTGTCCGAGCTCCGGCAGCAGCTGAGAATACGAGGCCTCCCTGTGTCCGGCACCAAGACGGCCCTGATCGAGAGGCTGCGACCTTACAAAGACCCGAGCTGCAGTTCGCCCTCCTCCTCTGGAGACATCACCACAGTGACCTTCCCGGTGACACCCACCGGCTCCTCCTACCAGTCTCCCGGCTCCACCATGTCGCACACGGGCGGCTACTACCCCTTCTGCAGCACCGGCTCCACACCGCCTATCTCACCCGCCTCCTCAGACCTGTCCGTGGGCGGCTCCCTGCCCGACAGCTTCAGTGACGTGGCTTTGTCATCGCCGCGGTTCGGCCTGCAGCCTTCGCCCACGCCGCCGAGCGCTGACGAGAGCCCTGCGGCGGGCGGCTGCCCGCACGGAGATGCCCCGGAGGGCCTGGACACCGAGAAGGACAAGATGCTCGTGGAGAAGCAGAAGGTGATCGAGGAGCTGACGTGGAAGCTGCACCAGGAGCAGCGGCAGGTGGAGGAGCTGCGCATGCAGCTGCACAAGCGCAAGCGCACCCACGGCGGCCCGCCCgagcccccgcccccgccccacCCGCTCCGCCCACAGCCCCCGGCCCACATGCAGCAGCACTTTTTCGGGGTGTCCGTCAAGCAGGAGCACGTGGCCTCCAGCTGCCCGCTGGCCTCGAAGCAGCCCAAGTGCGGGCCCCCGGGCAGCTGCATCGAGGGTATGGGGCACTGCGGCCTGGGCGGCCCCGCTTCCGGGAGCCCCTCCGGGCTGTCGGCCTACCTGAGCCCTCAGTGCTCGCCCCAGGACTCCCCCGTCACCAAGAGCTCCAGCAGCCCGCAGCCTAGCAGCCTCCCATCCTCACCCAGCCACCCGTACCTGCTCACGCCTCCCCTGGGCAGGGACAGCTGTTCTCACCCCTTGCCGCATGGTGGAGCCAGACCACACCCCATGCAG ctccaGCAGAAGGGTGCCTGCCAGCCCGTAAGCTGCTCCTATGCACCTGACCAAAGAAGCATGCAGCCCATGTACGAGAACAGCCTCATGACCAGGGGGTCTCCCAAGGTCAAGACCCCAGACATGCAGGCGAAG ATGGCACTGTTGCACTGTGGCAGGCACATTGGCCATAAGTGTGACTTCTCCTCCACTGCCTTGTGTAGCTCAGCCTCTCCTGCATCTGCCGTTAGGCAGCCGCCCTGCTACGAGGATGCAGTGCAGCAG ATGACCAGAAGCCAGCAAATGGACGAACTTCTCGATGTCCTTATTGAGAGCGGAG TTCCACCCAGCAGCGCTGGCGCCGCGGCCATCCCAAAGTTCCACAGACACTACGGCCACGTGGCAGCCTCTATGATGCCATACGAGCACGCTGCCGCGGACTGCCACCTGGAGGTGCTCCTGGGGAGCCCCATGACCCGGCCGGGCGACATCATGCCGCTGAAGATGGCCGCCGAGGACGCCCCACTGGAGGAGGTCGGAGAGGGATTCGCAGGCCATCGCCACGATGACAAGTTGCTAGGCAACCGCGACATGATGGACACCCCTTTGAGCCCCATGGCCACCAAAGTGTCGCCAGTGGCCACCGACAGCCAAGGGCTCGGGATGACCTATACGGAATCGCCGTGGGAGGCCATGGAATGGCTGGATTTGACTCCGCCCAGCTCAGCTACGGCGTTCGGCAGCGGAATGCCTCCGGCTGGACCCAGCATCTTCAACACGGAATTCCTAGATGTGACGGACATCAACTTGAACTCTGCCATGGACTTGCACCTAGAGCACTGGTGA